A region from the Bactrocera dorsalis isolate Fly_Bdor chromosome 1, ASM2337382v1, whole genome shotgun sequence genome encodes:
- the LOC105232370 gene encoding uncharacterized protein LOC105232370 isoform X17, with protein sequence MKGEQKQISDDELNTTARPPKKTNAEFQKAHRKRQKIKKIENKRERTAKPPNTNAEFQKAYRERQKIKEIENKRERTAKPPNTNAEFQKAYRERQKIKKIENKRERIAKPPNTNAEFQKAYRERQKIKEIENKRERIAKPPNTNAEFQKAYRERQKIKEIENKRERTAKPPNTNAEFQKAYRERQKIKEIENKRERIAKPPNTNAEFQKAYRERQKIKEIENKRERYNTKLSMCMYQRPARLRTAKPPNTNAEFQKAYRERQKIKEIENKRERTAKPPNTNAEFQKKAYRGRQKIKNKKIENKRERMHDTVNLPPQIQPSSQRSVINLSFQAPYEQHTECSKPNAILQRLINIPGDGNCLFYSLIEVLRLRITPSELRKQLLESRYFHICQNPNNARCILVSESKYGDLDCISIFSREYNQNICVHFQFFDTNTSQEKLWFCYFIVNDTQNFIHLHLRNQHFTPYIDVQEMIINNRISPLNLENNTAAEENSEASGIEFDDENDMIEMEFLENHVTIPVYTNYYQHSSSHLDFFTSFKNNTFEHSCAVCDRLWWMEDLSETSSIHKNILQKILPNYVCGRNVDICSTCKAALNKEKVPSMATYNGFSYPKIPSHLPKLNLVEQRLISPRIPFMQIRRLRHVHGQYGIYGQIINVPIEVNTMVSHLPRNINDDHCVYVHLKKKLIYKSSYVHGLINLNSIKKWLTYLVKTPLYIYHNITIDNTFLNNNNNNEAAPELVLDDVSEHVPIEDNLTAQQQTLMWNEDLHLHMAPGEKSIPVSVLIDEHAEELSFPTIYGGQFRNYREDIHVTEFMQATSEIRRTDRRATDPQHLLYLAAKIMRLRVSQSVRIAFKHVGYDNKITKENVQSEEYINNCIESNLAFLRCIPNSAWFWSDRKKDLFAMIRQLGAPTVFMTVSANEMGWTDLLKLLYKLKNNGADISNELLGEMSYIDKATLVNEDAVTCAVYFNKLVDCLLKIFQSKKRSPFGKHRVNNYFKRIEFQHRGSPHAHILLWLDNIPGDLLDNNKEFIQIIDELISVSELEASGNIKLQTHKHTYTCYKKMDPNRKENCRFGAPFMPSRNTITLLPMKDTDQNFSEEKFKEYKNHYKLLRSNLESFEYTDFDHFYIDNHIESDEHYYNIIRAGINRPRLFYRRTPSEKWYNSFNPFVLHHLKSNMDFQMILDEYSCAAYVVEYVNKHNRGISDLQRQILQVMDENPEFDLVDITKKLSVDVLHAVEMSAQEAAWYLLRQPMAKSSVVTVYIPTIYPTERHRIRKTMKELEALQDDCTNIWKENWFDKYEKRPDDLDNVTLAQFVANYYINNKGEYVKRKIPKVIRYRNYDMTNNFNDYRREMVLLHIPFKSENNDVLADNKYIQIFEDNKDLILKRRKEFESNLDMEKTLEICRQLCREKEDEDADGEDEQEHANIVFENDPYALIAQYPDSTINADLQNAALSKLGAVAKQRENLMDTQHFCELMRSANTKQKDLLMNIIHHLLTPNQVPFQIFFTGPAGSGKTFVIKLIMEIYNRFTDNDGYCNAYITCASTGKAAVAINGTTVHTALKIPISKMLPLSFETLHLYRSLFRYVKVLIIDEVSMISAELLGKIDMRLKQITGRGKADFGGIDVILIGDLRQAPPVRATAIYKPVKTNIFGPYLWRTLKYYQLTEVVRQTNVQFSNILTKIGNGDPLDEDEFQIIESRFFTKEDAERLCPHGVRLFHENVRVDAYNNYVLQKFEEKVISTADDVIIGSKSREQETNCRQKLHKKNLNEVGGLPYQITFVKSMYYLITKNFRDCR encoded by the exons ATGAAAggtgaacaaaaacaaataagtgaTGATGAATTAAAtac AACCGCAAGACCACCAAAAAAAACGAATGCAGAATTTCAAAAGGCACATAGGAAAcgccaaaaaattaagaaaattgaaaataaacgagAAAG AACCGCAAAACCACCAAATACGAATGCAGAGTTTCAAAAGGCATATAGGGAACgccaaaaaattaaggaaattgaaaataaacgagAAAG AACGGCAAAACCACCAAATACGAATGCAGAATTTCAAAAGGCATATAGGGAAcgccaaaaaattaagaaaattgaaaataaacgagAAAG AATCGCAAAACCACCAAATACGAATGCAGAATTTCAAAAGGCATATAGGGAACgccaaaaaattaaggaaattgaaaataaacgagAAAG AATCGCAAAACCACCAAATACGAATGCAGAATTTCAAAAGGCATATAGGGAACgccaaaaaattaaggaaattgaaaataaacgagAAAG AACCGCAAAACCACCAAATACGAATGCAGAATTTCAAAAGGCATATAGGGAACgccaaaaaattaaggaaattgaaaataaacgagAAAG AATCGCAAAACCACCAAATACGAATGCAGAATTTCAAAAGGCATATAGGGAACgccaaaaaattaaggaaattgaaaataaacgagAAAGGTACAATACAAAATTATCGATGTGTATGtaccagaggcctgcacgattaag AACCGCAAAACCACCAAATACGAATGCAGAATTTCAAAAGGCATATAGGGAACgccaaaaaattaaggaaattgaaaataaacgagAAAG AACCGCAAAACCACCAAATACGAATGCAGAATTTCAAAAGAAGGCATATAGGGGAcgccaaaaaattaagaataagaaaattgaaaataaacggGAAAG gatgcATGATACTGTTAATTTACCACCACAAATACAGCCATCTTCTCAAAGATCAGTCATAAATCTTTCATTCCAAGCTCCATACGAGCAACATACCGAATGTTCAAAGCCGAACGCCATTTTACAGCGTTTAATAAACATTCCTGGAGACggcaattgtttattttattctctCATTGAAGTTCTAAGGCTCAGAATAACACCATCGGAACTCAGAAAACAATTACTGGAATCTCGATATTTTCATATCTGCCAAAACCCAAATAATGCAAGATGTATACTTGTTAGTGAGTCCAAATATGGAGATTTAGATTGTATATCGATATTTTCAAGAGAATACAATCAGAATATTTGTGTGCATTTTCAATTCTTCGATACTAACACAAGTCAAGAAAAACTGTGGTTCTGTTATTTTATTGTGAATGATACACAAAACTTCATTCACCTCCATCTTCGCAATCAGCATTTTACTCCGTATATTGACGTACAggaaatgataataaacaacaGAATTA GTCCTTTAAACTTGGAAAATAATACAGCAGCCGAAGAAAATTCCGAAGCAAGTGGAATTGAATTTGATGACGAAAACGATATGATTGAGAtggaatttttagaaaatcatgTCACAATTCCAGTTTACACAAATTATTACCAACACAGCAGTAGTCATCTAGATTTTTTCACtagctttaaaaataatacttttgaaCATTCTTGTGCTGTCTGTGATAGGCTTTGGTGGATGGAAGATTTAAGTGAGACATCTAGTATACACaagaatattttacaaaaaatattgccg aaTTATGTGTGTGGTAGAAATGTTGACATTTGTTCAACGTGTAAAGCGGctttaaacaaagaaaaagtaCCTTCAATGGCGACATACAACGGGTTTTCATACCCAAAAATTCCATCCCATCTGCCAAAATTAAATCTAGTGGAACAACGCCTAATTTCACCGAGGATTCCCTTTATGCAAATACGAAGGCTTAGACATGTTCACGGTCAATACGGTATTTATGGTCAAATTATAAATGTTCCCATTGAAGTTAATACAATGGTAAGCCATTTGCCTAGAAATATTAACGATGACCATTGCGTTTATGTACacttaaagaagaaattaatatataaaagcaGTTATGTTCATGGCCTCATAAATCtaaatagtattaaaaaatgGTTGACTTATTTGGTAAAAACTCCGCTTTATATCTACCATAACATCACAATCGacaatacatttttaaacaataataataataacgaagCAGCTCCGGAATTAGTACTTGATGATGTCAGTGAGCATGTGCCGATTGAAGATAATCTCACAGCTCAACAACAAACTCTTATGTGGAATGAAGATTTACATTTGCATATGGCACCTGGAGAGAAGAGTATTCCTGTTAGCGTACTAATCGACGAACATGCCGAAGAGCTTTCATTTCCAACTATATACGGTGGTCAGTTTagaaactatagagaagatatACATGTAACTGAATTTATGCAAGCTACTAGTGAAATCCGGCGTACAGATCGACGTGCTACTGATCCACAGCATCTTTTATATTTAGCTGCGAAAATTATGAGACTACGAGTCAGTCAAAGCGTGAGAATTGCATTTAAACATGTTGGCTATgacaataaaataacaaaagagaATGTACAGTCTGAAGAATATATTAATAACTGTATTGAAAGTAACCTCGCTTTTCTTCGTTGTATTCCGAATTCAGCTTGGTTCTGGTCCGATCGAAAAAAAGATCTTTTCGCTATGATTCGACAATTAGGAGCACCAACTGTTTTTATGACTGTCAGTGCTAATGAAATGGGTTGGACCGATTTGCTTAAATTACTGtataaattaaagaataatGGAGCAGATATTTCCAATGAACTATTAGGGGAAATGAGTTATATTGATAAAGCAACTCTAGTTAATGAAGATGCTGTTACTTGTGCCgtatactttaacaaattaGTAGATTGCTTATTGAAGATTTTTCAATCTAAAAAAAGAAGTCCATTTGGTAAACATAGGGtaaataattactttaaaagAATCGAATTTCAACATCGCGGAAGTCCCCACGCTCACATTCTGTTATGGTTGGATAATATTCCGGGAGATTTATTAGATAACAACAAAGAATTCATTCAAATAATTGATGAATTAATTTCCGTATCAGAGCTAGAGGCGTCTGGAAATATAAAACTCCAAACCCATAAACACACTTATACgtgttataaaaaaatggacCCTAATAGAAAAGAAAACTGTCGATTTGGTGCACCTTTTATGCCATCTCGAAATACAATAACATTGTTACCTATGAAAGATACTGACCAAAatttttctgaagaaaaatttaaagaatataaaaatcacTATAAACTACTTCGTTCAAATTTAGAAAGTTTTGAATACACAGATTTTGATCATTTTTATATTGACAATCATATTGAATCCGATGAACATTATTACAACATCATTCGTGCCGGTATCAATCGACCAAGGTTATTCTATCGTCGAACACCATCAGAAAAGTGGTATAATTCTTTTAATCCATTTGTACTTCACCATTTAAAGTCTAATATGGATTTCCAAATGATACTAGATGAATATTCGTGTGCTGCTTACGTTGTTGAGTATGTTAACAAACACAACAGAGGTATCAGCGATCTACAACGACAAATACTTCAGGTTATGGACGAAAATCCAGAATTTGATCTTGTGGATATCACAAAGAAATTGAGTGTTGACGTTCTTCATGCTGTTGAAATGTCAGCACAAGAAGCTGCTTGGTATTTGCTACGACAACCTATGGCAAAATCATCGGTAGTGACTGTTTATATACCGACAATATATCCCACTGAACGTCACAGAATAAGGAAAACTATGAAAGAATTAGAGGCATTGCAGGATGATTGCACAAATATATGGAAAGAAAACTGGTTTGATAAGTATGAAAAAAGACCCGATGATTTGGACAACGTTACATTGGCACAGTTCGTAGCTAATTATTACATCAATAATAAAGGAGAATATGTAAAAAGGAAAATTCCAAAAGTGATCCGTTACCGTAATTATGATATGACTAATAACTTCAACGACTACAGAAGAGAAATGGTATTGCTGCATATTCcttttaaaagtgaaaataacgACGTTCTTgctgataataaatatatacaaatatttgaagatAACAAAGATTTAATCTTAAAACGCAGAAAAGAGTTTGAGTCCAACTTAGATATGGAAAAAACCCTTGAAATTTGTAGACAGTTGTGTAGAGAAAAAGAAGACGAAGATGCTGATGGTGAAGATGAACAAGAACATGCCAATATTGTCTTCGAAAATGATCCTTATGCATTGATAGCGCAATATCCGGATTCTACAATCAATGCTGATTTGCAAAATGCAGCACTTAGCAAACTTGGTGCTGTTGCAAAACAAAGAGAAAACTTGATGGACACTCAACACTTCTGCGAATTGATGAGATCggcaaatacaaaacaaaaagatcTATTAATGAACATTATTCATCATTTGCTAACTCCAAATCAAGTGCcgtttcaaattttcttcactGGTCCAGCTGGTAGTGGTAAGACTTTTGTCATTAAACTTATAATGGAAATTTACAACAGATTTACTGACAATGATGGTTACTGCAATGCTTACATAACTTGCGCTTCAACTGGCAAAGCTGCTGTGGCAATTAATGGTACAACAGTTCATACAGCTCTTAAAATTCCAATTTCCAAAATGTTACCTTTATCATTTGAAACATTACATTTGTACAGATCACTTTTTAGATATGTTAAAGTATTAATCATCGATGAAGTAAGCATGATTAGTGCAGAGCTATTAGGCAAAATTGACATGCGTTTAAAACAGATTACCGGAAGAGGTAAAGCTGACTTTGGTGGCATAGATGTGATTTTAATTGGAGATTTACGGCAAGCACCACCAGTAAGGGCAACAGCCATATATAAGCcagttaaaacaaatatttttggaccTTATTTGTGGAGaacattaaaatattatcaaCTGACTGAAGTAGTGAGACAGACTAATGTTCAATTTTCGAATATTCTAACTAAGATAGGCAACGGAGATCCATTGGATGAGGATGAATTTCAAATTATTGAATCCAGATTTTTTACCAAAGAAGATGCCGAAAGATTGTGTCCTCATGGAGTTCGTTTGTTTCATGAAAACGTTCGTGTTGACGCTTACAACAATtatgttttgcaaaaatttgaagaaaaagtaatTTCGACAGCTGACGATGTGATCATTGGTTCAAAAAGTCGTGAACAAGAGACAAATTGTCGTCAGAAACTGCATAAAAAGAATCTCAATGAAGTTGGTGGGTTACCGTATCAAATTACTTTTGTTAAATCTATGTATTACCTTATTACCAAGAATTTCAGAGATTGTCGCTAA
- the LOC105232370 gene encoding uncharacterized protein LOC105232370 isoform X7 — protein sequence MKGEQKQISDDELNTTARPPKKTNAEFQKAHRKRQKIKKIENKRERTAKPPNTNAEFQKAYRERQKIKEIENKRERTAKPPNTNAEFQKAYRERQKIKKIENKRERIAKPPNTNAEFQKAYRERQKIKEIENKRERTAKPPNTNAEFQKAYRERQKIKEIENKRERTAKPPNTNAEFQKAYRERQKIKEIENKRERTAKPPNTNAEFQKAYRERQKIKEIENKRERIAKPPNTNAEFQKAYRERQKIKEIENKRERYNTKLSMCMYQRPARLRTAKPPNTNAEFQKAYRERQKIKEIENKRERTAKPPNTNAEFQKKAYRGRQKIKNKKIENKRERMHDTVNLPPQIQPSSQRSVINLSFQAPYEQHTECSKPNAILQRLINIPGDGNCLFYSLIEVLRLRITPSELRKQLLESRYFHICQNPNNARCILVSESKYGDLDCISIFSREYNQNICVHFQFFDTNTSQEKLWFCYFIVNDTQNFIHLHLRNQHFTPYIDVQEMIINNRISPLNLENNTAAEENSEASGIEFDDENDMIEMEFLENHVTIPVYTNYYQHSSSHLDFFTSFKNNTFEHSCAVCDRLWWMEDLSETSSIHKNILQKILPNYVCGRNVDICSTCKAALNKEKVPSMATYNGFSYPKIPSHLPKLNLVEQRLISPRIPFMQIRRLRHVHGQYGIYGQIINVPIEVNTMVSHLPRNINDDHCVYVHLKKKLIYKSSYVHGLINLNSIKKWLTYLVKTPLYIYHNITIDNTFLNNNNNNEAAPELVLDDVSEHVPIEDNLTAQQQTLMWNEDLHLHMAPGEKSIPVSVLIDEHAEELSFPTIYGGQFRNYREDIHVTEFMQATSEIRRTDRRATDPQHLLYLAAKIMRLRVSQSVRIAFKHVGYDNKITKENVQSEEYINNCIESNLAFLRCIPNSAWFWSDRKKDLFAMIRQLGAPTVFMTVSANEMGWTDLLKLLYKLKNNGADISNELLGEMSYIDKATLVNEDAVTCAVYFNKLVDCLLKIFQSKKRSPFGKHRVNNYFKRIEFQHRGSPHAHILLWLDNIPGDLLDNNKEFIQIIDELISVSELEASGNIKLQTHKHTYTCYKKMDPNRKENCRFGAPFMPSRNTITLLPMKDTDQNFSEEKFKEYKNHYKLLRSNLESFEYTDFDHFYIDNHIESDEHYYNIIRAGINRPRLFYRRTPSEKWYNSFNPFVLHHLKSNMDFQMILDEYSCAAYVVEYVNKHNRGISDLQRQILQVMDENPEFDLVDITKKLSVDVLHAVEMSAQEAAWYLLRQPMAKSSVVTVYIPTIYPTERHRIRKTMKELEALQDDCTNIWKENWFDKYEKRPDDLDNVTLAQFVANYYINNKGEYVKRKIPKVIRYRNYDMTNNFNDYRREMVLLHIPFKSENNDVLADNKYIQIFEDNKDLILKRRKEFESNLDMEKTLEICRQLCREKEDEDADGEDEQEHANIVFENDPYALIAQYPDSTINADLQNAALSKLGAVAKQRENLMDTQHFCELMRSANTKQKDLLMNIIHHLLTPNQVPFQIFFTGPAGSGKTFVIKLIMEIYNRFTDNDGYCNAYITCASTGKAAVAINGTTVHTALKIPISKMLPLSFETLHLYRSLFRYVKVLIIDEVSMISAELLGKIDMRLKQITGRGKADFGGIDVILIGDLRQAPPVRATAIYKPVKTNIFGPYLWRTLKYYQLTEVVRQTNVQFSNILTKIGNGDPLDEDEFQIIESRFFTKEDAERLCPHGVRLFHENVRVDAYNNYVLQKFEEKVISTADDVIIGSKSREQETNCRQKLHKKNLNEVGGLPYQITFVKSMYYLITKNFRDCR from the exons ATGAAAggtgaacaaaaacaaataagtgaTGATGAATTAAAtac AACCGCAAGACCACCAAAAAAAACGAATGCAGAATTTCAAAAGGCACATAGGAAAcgccaaaaaattaagaaaattgaaaataaacgagAAAG AACCGCAAAACCACCAAATACGAATGCAGAGTTTCAAAAGGCATATAGGGAACgccaaaaaattaaggaaattgaaaataaacgagAAAG AACGGCAAAACCACCAAATACGAATGCAGAATTTCAAAAGGCATATAGGGAAcgccaaaaaattaagaaaattgaaaataaacgagAAAG AATCGCAAAACCACCAAATACGAATGCAGAATTTCAAAAGGCATATAGGGAACgccaaaaaattaaggaaattgaaaataaacgagAAAG AACCGCAAAACCACCAAATACGAATGCAGAATTTCAAAAGGCATATAGGGAACgccaaaaaattaaggaaattgaaaataaacgagAAAG AACCGCAAAACCACCAAATACGAATGCAGAATTTCAAAAGGCATATAGGGAACgccaaaaaattaaggaaattgaaaataaacgagAAAG AACCGCAAAACCACCAAATACGAATGCAGAATTTCAAAAGGCATATAGGGAACgccaaaaaattaaggaaattgaaaataaacgagAAAG AATCGCAAAACCACCAAATACGAATGCAGAATTTCAAAAGGCATATAGGGAACgccaaaaaattaaggaaattgaaaataaacgagAAAGGTACAATACAAAATTATCGATGTGTATGtaccagaggcctgcacgattaag AACCGCAAAACCACCAAATACGAATGCAGAATTTCAAAAGGCATATAGGGAACgccaaaaaattaaggaaattgaaaataaacgagAAAG AACCGCAAAACCACCAAATACGAATGCAGAATTTCAAAAGAAGGCATATAGGGGAcgccaaaaaattaagaataagaaaattgaaaataaacggGAAAG gatgcATGATACTGTTAATTTACCACCACAAATACAGCCATCTTCTCAAAGATCAGTCATAAATCTTTCATTCCAAGCTCCATACGAGCAACATACCGAATGTTCAAAGCCGAACGCCATTTTACAGCGTTTAATAAACATTCCTGGAGACggcaattgtttattttattctctCATTGAAGTTCTAAGGCTCAGAATAACACCATCGGAACTCAGAAAACAATTACTGGAATCTCGATATTTTCATATCTGCCAAAACCCAAATAATGCAAGATGTATACTTGTTAGTGAGTCCAAATATGGAGATTTAGATTGTATATCGATATTTTCAAGAGAATACAATCAGAATATTTGTGTGCATTTTCAATTCTTCGATACTAACACAAGTCAAGAAAAACTGTGGTTCTGTTATTTTATTGTGAATGATACACAAAACTTCATTCACCTCCATCTTCGCAATCAGCATTTTACTCCGTATATTGACGTACAggaaatgataataaacaacaGAATTA GTCCTTTAAACTTGGAAAATAATACAGCAGCCGAAGAAAATTCCGAAGCAAGTGGAATTGAATTTGATGACGAAAACGATATGATTGAGAtggaatttttagaaaatcatgTCACAATTCCAGTTTACACAAATTATTACCAACACAGCAGTAGTCATCTAGATTTTTTCACtagctttaaaaataatacttttgaaCATTCTTGTGCTGTCTGTGATAGGCTTTGGTGGATGGAAGATTTAAGTGAGACATCTAGTATACACaagaatattttacaaaaaatattgccg aaTTATGTGTGTGGTAGAAATGTTGACATTTGTTCAACGTGTAAAGCGGctttaaacaaagaaaaagtaCCTTCAATGGCGACATACAACGGGTTTTCATACCCAAAAATTCCATCCCATCTGCCAAAATTAAATCTAGTGGAACAACGCCTAATTTCACCGAGGATTCCCTTTATGCAAATACGAAGGCTTAGACATGTTCACGGTCAATACGGTATTTATGGTCAAATTATAAATGTTCCCATTGAAGTTAATACAATGGTAAGCCATTTGCCTAGAAATATTAACGATGACCATTGCGTTTATGTACacttaaagaagaaattaatatataaaagcaGTTATGTTCATGGCCTCATAAATCtaaatagtattaaaaaatgGTTGACTTATTTGGTAAAAACTCCGCTTTATATCTACCATAACATCACAATCGacaatacatttttaaacaataataataataacgaagCAGCTCCGGAATTAGTACTTGATGATGTCAGTGAGCATGTGCCGATTGAAGATAATCTCACAGCTCAACAACAAACTCTTATGTGGAATGAAGATTTACATTTGCATATGGCACCTGGAGAGAAGAGTATTCCTGTTAGCGTACTAATCGACGAACATGCCGAAGAGCTTTCATTTCCAACTATATACGGTGGTCAGTTTagaaactatagagaagatatACATGTAACTGAATTTATGCAAGCTACTAGTGAAATCCGGCGTACAGATCGACGTGCTACTGATCCACAGCATCTTTTATATTTAGCTGCGAAAATTATGAGACTACGAGTCAGTCAAAGCGTGAGAATTGCATTTAAACATGTTGGCTATgacaataaaataacaaaagagaATGTACAGTCTGAAGAATATATTAATAACTGTATTGAAAGTAACCTCGCTTTTCTTCGTTGTATTCCGAATTCAGCTTGGTTCTGGTCCGATCGAAAAAAAGATCTTTTCGCTATGATTCGACAATTAGGAGCACCAACTGTTTTTATGACTGTCAGTGCTAATGAAATGGGTTGGACCGATTTGCTTAAATTACTGtataaattaaagaataatGGAGCAGATATTTCCAATGAACTATTAGGGGAAATGAGTTATATTGATAAAGCAACTCTAGTTAATGAAGATGCTGTTACTTGTGCCgtatactttaacaaattaGTAGATTGCTTATTGAAGATTTTTCAATCTAAAAAAAGAAGTCCATTTGGTAAACATAGGGtaaataattactttaaaagAATCGAATTTCAACATCGCGGAAGTCCCCACGCTCACATTCTGTTATGGTTGGATAATATTCCGGGAGATTTATTAGATAACAACAAAGAATTCATTCAAATAATTGATGAATTAATTTCCGTATCAGAGCTAGAGGCGTCTGGAAATATAAAACTCCAAACCCATAAACACACTTATACgtgttataaaaaaatggacCCTAATAGAAAAGAAAACTGTCGATTTGGTGCACCTTTTATGCCATCTCGAAATACAATAACATTGTTACCTATGAAAGATACTGACCAAAatttttctgaagaaaaatttaaagaatataaaaatcacTATAAACTACTTCGTTCAAATTTAGAAAGTTTTGAATACACAGATTTTGATCATTTTTATATTGACAATCATATTGAATCCGATGAACATTATTACAACATCATTCGTGCCGGTATCAATCGACCAAGGTTATTCTATCGTCGAACACCATCAGAAAAGTGGTATAATTCTTTTAATCCATTTGTACTTCACCATTTAAAGTCTAATATGGATTTCCAAATGATACTAGATGAATATTCGTGTGCTGCTTACGTTGTTGAGTATGTTAACAAACACAACAGAGGTATCAGCGATCTACAACGACAAATACTTCAGGTTATGGACGAAAATCCAGAATTTGATCTTGTGGATATCACAAAGAAATTGAGTGTTGACGTTCTTCATGCTGTTGAAATGTCAGCACAAGAAGCTGCTTGGTATTTGCTACGACAACCTATGGCAAAATCATCGGTAGTGACTGTTTATATACCGACAATATATCCCACTGAACGTCACAGAATAAGGAAAACTATGAAAGAATTAGAGGCATTGCAGGATGATTGCACAAATATATGGAAAGAAAACTGGTTTGATAAGTATGAAAAAAGACCCGATGATTTGGACAACGTTACATTGGCACAGTTCGTAGCTAATTATTACATCAATAATAAAGGAGAATATGTAAAAAGGAAAATTCCAAAAGTGATCCGTTACCGTAATTATGATATGACTAATAACTTCAACGACTACAGAAGAGAAATGGTATTGCTGCATATTCcttttaaaagtgaaaataacgACGTTCTTgctgataataaatatatacaaatatttgaagatAACAAAGATTTAATCTTAAAACGCAGAAAAGAGTTTGAGTCCAACTTAGATATGGAAAAAACCCTTGAAATTTGTAGACAGTTGTGTAGAGAAAAAGAAGACGAAGATGCTGATGGTGAAGATGAACAAGAACATGCCAATATTGTCTTCGAAAATGATCCTTATGCATTGATAGCGCAATATCCGGATTCTACAATCAATGCTGATTTGCAAAATGCAGCACTTAGCAAACTTGGTGCTGTTGCAAAACAAAGAGAAAACTTGATGGACACTCAACACTTCTGCGAATTGATGAGATCggcaaatacaaaacaaaaagatcTATTAATGAACATTATTCATCATTTGCTAACTCCAAATCAAGTGCcgtttcaaattttcttcactGGTCCAGCTGGTAGTGGTAAGACTTTTGTCATTAAACTTATAATGGAAATTTACAACAGATTTACTGACAATGATGGTTACTGCAATGCTTACATAACTTGCGCTTCAACTGGCAAAGCTGCTGTGGCAATTAATGGTACAACAGTTCATACAGCTCTTAAAATTCCAATTTCCAAAATGTTACCTTTATCATTTGAAACATTACATTTGTACAGATCACTTTTTAGATATGTTAAAGTATTAATCATCGATGAAGTAAGCATGATTAGTGCAGAGCTATTAGGCAAAATTGACATGCGTTTAAAACAGATTACCGGAAGAGGTAAAGCTGACTTTGGTGGCATAGATGTGATTTTAATTGGAGATTTACGGCAAGCACCACCAGTAAGGGCAACAGCCATATATAAGCcagttaaaacaaatatttttggaccTTATTTGTGGAGaacattaaaatattatcaaCTGACTGAAGTAGTGAGACAGACTAATGTTCAATTTTCGAATATTCTAACTAAGATAGGCAACGGAGATCCATTGGATGAGGATGAATTTCAAATTATTGAATCCAGATTTTTTACCAAAGAAGATGCCGAAAGATTGTGTCCTCATGGAGTTCGTTTGTTTCATGAAAACGTTCGTGTTGACGCTTACAACAATtatgttttgcaaaaatttgaagaaaaagtaatTTCGACAGCTGACGATGTGATCATTGGTTCAAAAAGTCGTGAACAAGAGACAAATTGTCGTCAGAAACTGCATAAAAAGAATCTCAATGAAGTTGGTGGGTTACCGTATCAAATTACTTTTGTTAAATCTATGTATTACCTTATTACCAAGAATTTCAGAGATTGTCGCTAA